One uncultured Caproiciproducens sp. DNA segment encodes these proteins:
- a CDS encoding D-2-hydroxyacid dehydrogenase, producing MNFSKRILVLLPAEAQHKLLLEQSAPDCLFSYGSYGTVTMNQVQDAHIIIGNPPADYVKDSPNLEWLHCNSAGVDAYLKDGVLPKGTALTNSTGAYGLAVSEHMLAMLLEIIKQLHTYRDAQHQHIWRSQGKVKSIFNSTVLVLGMGDIGGEFAKKVKALGAYVIGVRRTHAEKPDYADELHLTQELDSLLPRADIIALSLPETKDTYQLFSRERLALVKEEAVLLNVGRGTVIDTDALCDALESGHLFGAGLDVTDPEPLPENHRIWDIPNVVITPHISGLYHLQETFERVVRIAAENLRHYANGEPLNNVVDFSTGYRTRK from the coding sequence ATGAATTTTTCAAAACGCATACTCGTTCTTCTTCCTGCAGAGGCCCAGCACAAATTACTGCTGGAACAGTCCGCGCCGGACTGCCTGTTTTCGTACGGTTCCTATGGCACCGTTACAATGAATCAAGTCCAGGATGCCCATATCATCATTGGCAATCCGCCGGCAGATTACGTGAAAGACTCCCCTAATTTGGAATGGCTTCATTGCAACAGTGCCGGAGTAGATGCATATTTAAAAGACGGTGTCCTTCCCAAAGGCACAGCTTTGACGAATTCAACCGGAGCGTACGGCCTTGCCGTTTCCGAGCACATGCTTGCAATGCTTTTGGAAATCATTAAACAGCTTCACACTTACCGCGATGCGCAGCACCAGCACATTTGGCGGAGTCAGGGAAAGGTGAAATCCATTTTTAATTCCACTGTACTGGTGCTGGGCATGGGAGATATCGGAGGCGAATTTGCTAAAAAAGTGAAAGCACTGGGGGCATATGTAATCGGCGTTCGCCGCACCCATGCGGAAAAGCCGGATTATGCCGACGAACTGCATTTAACCCAAGAACTGGACAGCCTTCTGCCCCGTGCAGACATCATTGCGCTCAGTCTGCCTGAAACGAAGGATACCTATCAGTTGTTTTCGCGTGAACGGCTTGCCTTAGTAAAAGAAGAGGCCGTACTCTTAAATGTCGGCCGCGGTACGGTCATTGACACGGACGCGCTCTGCGACGCGCTGGAAAGCGGGCATCTCTTTGGAGCGGGACTTGATGTTACCGACCCTGAACCTTTGCCGGAAAACCATCGGATCTGGGACATCCCGAACGTTGTTATTACGCCCCATATATCGGGACTTTACCACCTGCAGGAAACCTTTGAACGGGTGGTACGTATTGCCGCAGAAAATTTGAGACATTACGCTAACGGAGAACCGCTGAACAATGTCGTCGATTTTTCAACCGGCTATCGCACCAGAAAATAA